A region of Rhodohalobacter barkolensis DNA encodes the following proteins:
- a CDS encoding ABC transporter ATP-binding protein, which yields MLNLIKKLFYILPKGDPFKVAILFVMMLVAAGLEVIGIGMIPAFVSIVASPEQVLGYEPLQFLWSALDITTDRDLLIWGSVALVGIFILKSIYIVFFNYVEARFIFNRRYMISHRLMSSYMQAPYTFHLGINTSELLRNLTSEVNIIVNHIMTNLLKMSREGLMAVSILLFLFTMEPLITMVVMLFSGIGAGSFLFLTQKKMKAYGEQEQGHRRKMIQAINQGLGGIKDARVLNREQYFIEKFRTEVYDSTRLLAWIRYIQQIPKPVVETTAVLGMMMISALMVWQGRAMSTIIPILTLFAMATVRLMPAIQQLSSMYTAVRYNLVAIDPIYDDLTKLAEYRKQFLEDRKSGKKMTLEKQIKADSVSYSYPGSDELALSKVSFEIPRGKAVAFVGESGAGKTTIVDLLLGLLEPTGGEIMVDGRNIHEKLSAWQINVGYIPQSIYLADETLRNNIAFGVQDDEIDDKKVMEAIESASLSEMVSRLPNGLDTMIGENGTRISGGQRQRVGIARALYHNPQVLVMDEATSALDNITEKEITRAIETLKGERTIIMIAHRLTTVENCDRLYLMKDGKIVDEGSYGELVEKNKEFRKMALVE from the coding sequence TTGCTGAACTTAATTAAAAAGCTGTTCTACATACTGCCCAAGGGAGACCCGTTTAAAGTTGCGATTCTGTTTGTGATGATGTTGGTTGCTGCCGGCCTTGAGGTGATTGGGATTGGTATGATTCCGGCGTTTGTATCCATTGTGGCCTCTCCGGAACAGGTGTTGGGTTATGAGCCTTTACAGTTTCTATGGTCTGCCCTTGATATTACAACGGACCGGGATCTGCTAATATGGGGTTCAGTGGCACTGGTGGGAATTTTCATACTCAAGAGTATATATATCGTCTTCTTCAACTATGTAGAAGCAAGGTTTATCTTTAATCGGCGGTATATGATCAGTCATCGGTTAATGAGCTCCTATATGCAAGCTCCGTATACCTTTCATCTGGGCATAAATACCTCTGAACTACTGCGGAATCTGACGAGTGAAGTGAACATCATTGTCAATCACATCATGACAAACCTTCTGAAAATGAGCCGGGAAGGGTTGATGGCTGTCTCCATTCTGCTGTTCCTGTTTACCATGGAGCCCTTAATAACCATGGTGGTAATGCTTTTTTCAGGGATTGGTGCCGGCAGCTTTCTGTTTCTGACACAGAAAAAAATGAAGGCCTATGGAGAGCAGGAGCAGGGTCATCGTAGAAAAATGATCCAGGCGATCAACCAGGGGCTGGGTGGCATAAAAGATGCACGGGTACTGAATCGGGAACAGTATTTTATAGAAAAATTCAGAACAGAAGTGTACGACAGCACAAGGTTACTTGCCTGGATTCGATATATTCAGCAAATTCCAAAGCCGGTAGTGGAAACAACAGCGGTTCTCGGAATGATGATGATTTCTGCGCTGATGGTTTGGCAGGGCCGGGCGATGAGTACAATAATCCCAATCCTCACGCTTTTTGCAATGGCAACCGTAAGATTAATGCCTGCTATCCAGCAGCTTAGTTCAATGTATACTGCGGTTCGATATAATCTTGTAGCGATTGATCCGATCTATGATGATTTGACAAAGCTTGCCGAATATAGAAAGCAGTTTCTTGAAGACCGAAAGAGCGGTAAAAAGATGACTCTTGAAAAGCAGATTAAAGCAGATAGTGTAAGCTATAGCTATCCGGGAAGTGATGAATTAGCGCTAAGCAAAGTGTCTTTTGAAATTCCGCGGGGAAAGGCGGTCGCATTTGTAGGTGAGTCCGGTGCGGGAAAAACCACCATTGTGGATCTTTTGCTTGGACTGCTGGAACCGACTGGCGGAGAAATAATGGTGGATGGAAGGAATATTCATGAAAAACTTTCTGCCTGGCAGATCAATGTTGGGTATATCCCACAATCCATATATCTGGCAGATGAAACGCTTCGAAATAATATCGCTTTTGGTGTACAGGATGACGAGATCGATGATAAAAAAGTAATGGAGGCCATTGAGTCTGCATCACTTAGCGAAATGGTGAGTCGCCTGCCGAATGGTCTGGACACGATGATCGGAGAAAACGGAACCCGAATATCGGGTGGCCAGCGACAACGTGTGGGTATTGCAAGGGCGCTCTATCACAATCCGCAGGTACTGGTGATGGATGAAGCGACCTCCGCGCTGGACAATATAACGGAGAAAGAGATTACCCGGGCTATTGAAACCCTGAAGGGGGAACGTACAATTATCATGATTGCCCACAGGCTGACTACGGTTGAAAATTGCGATAGGCTCTATCTAATGAAGGATGGAAAAATTGTGGATGAGGGAAGTTATGGGGAGCTAGTGGAGAAAAATAAGGAGTTTAGAAAAATGGCGCTGGTTGAGTAG
- a CDS encoding EpsG family protein: MREITEHITEVGNLYCSNTYDGFVKDRTLFPYFLILFMISPVLALISGMFSFRQRGAKLIMILFFGVLGYSWIINPGMDSHSIIENFQDRYLVMSFSQFLYETEMLITLKGDDNIANDAYQHFLLYSISMITEQGKWVMFSLASIFGFFYVKNAWMVYKERKEEWDLVSLLLFIFFISWISVIGINAPRNYTGGMVFFFGAYSYLRTGKASYLVLVAMTPLFHFMYFAIAPCFFVYVFLKDRKYLYLGILAVSFVGTLGLAQLDPILTSTELTESRAEIYTGENWEDGPPGTFETNKSFHAQYYREAGEWAITGIFFGVLFLGGYLKDKNHDQLQNGLAGTALLILSFSNFMTAIPALSGRSHIYFGLFALAYLVRFFSSNKIENKKLYWLVYLFLPAILLFLFTQFSRIGDYADFRVLVSPLLYPFIGDDPISMKEFIRTILEL; encoded by the coding sequence ATGAGAGAGATTACTGAACATATTACCGAAGTCGGGAATCTGTACTGTAGCAATACGTATGATGGGTTTGTGAAAGACCGCACACTCTTTCCATATTTCCTGATACTTTTTATGATTAGTCCGGTGCTGGCTTTGATCTCGGGGATGTTCAGCTTCAGACAAAGAGGGGCGAAACTCATAATGATTCTTTTTTTCGGGGTTTTGGGTTACTCATGGATTATAAATCCGGGAATGGATTCGCATTCAATTATTGAAAATTTTCAGGATAGATACCTGGTGATGTCGTTCAGTCAATTCTTATACGAGACTGAAATGTTAATAACACTCAAGGGAGATGATAATATTGCCAATGATGCGTATCAGCATTTTCTGCTCTATTCTATTTCGATGATCACTGAACAGGGGAAATGGGTCATGTTCAGTCTGGCCTCAATTTTTGGATTCTTCTATGTAAAAAATGCCTGGATGGTCTACAAAGAAAGAAAAGAAGAGTGGGATTTAGTCAGTTTACTACTATTTATATTTTTTATTTCATGGATTAGTGTTATTGGAATTAATGCTCCCCGGAACTACACGGGAGGGATGGTGTTTTTTTTCGGTGCTTATTCTTACTTGAGAACCGGCAAAGCAAGCTACTTAGTATTAGTGGCAATGACACCATTATTTCACTTTATGTATTTCGCAATTGCACCATGCTTTTTTGTCTATGTATTCCTAAAAGATCGAAAATACCTATATCTGGGAATATTGGCTGTATCATTCGTTGGAACTTTAGGCTTGGCGCAGCTTGATCCAATCTTAACCTCAACTGAGTTAACTGAAAGTAGAGCTGAAATTTACACCGGAGAAAATTGGGAGGATGGCCCGCCGGGAACGTTCGAAACGAATAAAAGTTTTCATGCTCAGTACTATCGAGAAGCCGGAGAATGGGCAATAACAGGAATCTTTTTTGGGGTTCTGTTTTTGGGTGGGTATCTGAAAGATAAAAACCACGATCAGTTACAAAACGGATTGGCGGGAACCGCTTTACTTATTCTCTCCTTTTCAAATTTTATGACGGCGATTCCGGCCTTGAGCGGCAGGTCCCATATCTACTTTGGGCTGTTTGCCCTGGCATACCTGGTTCGTTTTTTCAGTTCAAATAAAATTGAAAATAAAAAACTCTATTGGTTGGTATACCTGTTCCTGCCGGCGATACTTCTTTTCCTGTTTACACAATTCAGTCGAATCGGCGACTATGCAGATTTTCGGGTTTTAGTCAGCCCCTTGCTTTACCCGTTCATTGGAGATGATCCGATTTCCATGAAGGAGTTTATCCGGACGATATTAGAATTGTAG
- a CDS encoding CapA family protein codes for MGEQKKDVVRIVITGDTHLGGGRVTELARKGNVNSLFGEYADLIKTSDLAISNLESPVINDGTPIPKTGPSLKSPANAMPVLKKAGFDLVTLSNNHIMDYGEEGLYSTIKECKANGLATVGAGGSFEEASKPYFCEISGLKIAILNIAENEFGTTRNDQAGGYGMDPVQNYYSIRECRKDADHVIVIVHGGHEHYELPSPRMKKTYRFFADAGASAVISHHTHCPSGYEEYNGVPICYSLGNFLFDQPERDRSTVSSWHEGLIAELLVSQNKLEVRYHPYIQNYSTPGLRKMNQDEKDAFFNKMERLNNIISDDGRLEAEFKNYCERSYRMYSGFLEPHSNRLLHAMRNRNLAPSMLSDKKKRLLLNLTRCESHRDVLIKTLTP; via the coding sequence ATGGGTGAGCAAAAGAAAGATGTAGTAAGAATAGTAATTACAGGGGATACTCATCTTGGGGGCGGAAGAGTAACAGAGCTTGCTCGTAAAGGTAATGTGAACTCACTGTTTGGCGAGTATGCTGACCTGATAAAAACAAGCGACCTGGCCATTTCCAACCTGGAATCACCGGTAATAAATGATGGAACCCCAATCCCGAAAACCGGCCCCAGCCTGAAAAGCCCTGCCAACGCAATGCCGGTTTTGAAAAAGGCCGGCTTTGATCTGGTAACCCTTTCCAATAATCATATTATGGATTATGGGGAGGAGGGGCTTTACTCAACGATAAAAGAGTGCAAAGCAAACGGTCTGGCAACTGTGGGCGCGGGAGGTAGCTTTGAAGAAGCATCTAAGCCTTATTTTTGTGAAATAAGCGGCTTAAAAATAGCGATTCTCAATATTGCAGAAAATGAATTTGGTACTACACGAAACGATCAGGCCGGGGGGTATGGAATGGACCCCGTACAAAATTACTATTCTATCCGGGAATGTCGGAAAGATGCGGACCATGTAATTGTGATTGTACACGGAGGACACGAACACTACGAGCTGCCGAGCCCCCGCATGAAAAAAACCTATCGCTTTTTTGCGGATGCAGGTGCTTCGGCCGTAATCTCTCACCATACGCATTGCCCGAGTGGTTATGAAGAATACAACGGTGTGCCCATTTGTTATAGCCTGGGTAATTTTTTGTTTGATCAGCCTGAAAGGGATCGTTCAACGGTATCTTCCTGGCATGAAGGGTTGATCGCCGAGCTATTGGTTTCTCAAAATAAGCTTGAAGTCAGGTATCACCCCTACATTCAGAATTACAGCACACCCGGTTTGAGAAAGATGAACCAGGATGAAAAGGATGCATTTTTTAATAAAATGGAACGCTTAAACAATATTATCAGCGATGATGGCAGGCTGGAGGCTGAATTTAAAAATTACTGCGAAAGGTCATACCGTATGTACAGCGGCTTTTTAGAGCCGCACTCAAACCGTTTACTTCATGCAATGAGGAATAGGAACCTGGCTCCCTCGATGCTCTCGGATAAGAAAAAGAGGCTGCTGCTGAACTTAACACGCTGTGAGTCACACAGGGACGTATTAATTAAAACACTTACACCATGA
- a CDS encoding ATP-grasp domain-containing protein, with amino-acid sequence MKIAIHPRKESFSKRWIEYCEKIGIPYKIVNCYDSDIVQQLEDCDALMWHFHQANSKDAIFAKQLMYSLETAGKKVFPDFHTCWHFDDKVGQKYLLEAVDAPLVPTYVFYEKEKAMKWVEETTFPKVFKLRRGSGSDHVRLVKDKRQARQLVRRAFGSGFSQYDAPTNLRERFRLFRHGKTGIKNVIKGIIRLGYTTEFSKIVGPEKGYVYFQDFIPDNNHDTRINVVDGKAFAVRRDVRVGDFRASGSGFKRYEKKYFSDEVVEISQQLAKRLNLQAVAFDYVQRDGEYLIAELSYGFCDMTEDCTGYWDENMNWIEGKFHEQDWMVDMMMNKKFEKDRKQQNLDYQIHKN; translated from the coding sequence ATGAAAATAGCTATTCATCCAAGAAAAGAAAGTTTTAGCAAGCGATGGATTGAATACTGTGAAAAGATCGGTATTCCATATAAAATCGTAAACTGTTACGATTCTGATATTGTTCAACAGCTTGAAGACTGTGATGCACTGATGTGGCATTTCCACCAGGCAAATTCCAAAGATGCAATTTTCGCGAAGCAGTTGATGTACTCTTTAGAAACAGCCGGTAAAAAAGTATTTCCTGATTTCCATACGTGTTGGCACTTTGATGATAAAGTAGGGCAAAAATATCTTCTTGAAGCAGTAGATGCCCCTCTTGTGCCAACGTATGTATTTTATGAAAAAGAGAAGGCGATGAAGTGGGTGGAAGAGACCACTTTTCCCAAGGTATTTAAACTGAGAAGGGGATCAGGATCCGATCATGTACGTTTGGTAAAAGACAAACGTCAGGCAAGGCAACTTGTAAGACGTGCATTCGGTTCAGGTTTTAGTCAATACGATGCACCTACAAATTTAAGAGAGCGCTTTCGTCTATTTCGCCATGGTAAAACCGGTATAAAAAATGTGATCAAAGGAATTATTCGCCTTGGCTATACAACTGAATTCTCAAAGATTGTAGGCCCGGAAAAAGGTTACGTCTATTTTCAGGACTTTATTCCCGATAACAATCATGATACAAGAATTAATGTTGTTGATGGAAAAGCCTTCGCGGTGCGAAGAGATGTGAGAGTCGGAGATTTTCGCGCGTCGGGAAGTGGATTTAAACGGTATGAAAAAAAATATTTTTCTGACGAAGTTGTGGAAATTTCACAGCAATTAGCAAAAAGGTTAAACCTTCAGGCCGTTGCTTTTGACTATGTGCAGCGTGACGGCGAATACCTCATTGCAGAACTCAGCTATGGATTTTGTGATATGACAGAGGATTGTACCGGGTATTGGGATGAAAATATGAACTGGATAGAAGGCAAGTTTCACGAGCAGGACTGGATGGTGGATATGATGATGAATAAGAAATTTGAAAAAGATAGAAAGCAACAGAATCTGGATTATCAGATTCACAAAAATTGA
- a CDS encoding glycosyltransferase, with product MKYRIVFVLTPAFDPNAGGVQRTTFKLGNYFTNQGHEVAYYSFSVGGHTECQYGELFHSRQPGGCSNRENLNYLEEVCVSFNPDFVINQMPYDYPITERLGKLKKTHDFILLGCLRNSLFSVVNNLEKTMQEMLPDSLFKLFNNPVGRKMALERHKYLHRKSLKHILSNHDRYILLSPPNNKELKYFVGDFMQEKVLAIPNSIPEVQDEPGEKEKIILHVGRLNDDQKRSDLLLPFWKACKDRLLGWKFVVVGDGPYMAEMKEQISQQKIDRITLKGFQKPESYYKKASIFMMPSAYEGFPNTILEAQSYGCPVLAYKSYDALSWIVNDGTDAFLTDPYRVDEMADSAVALATNEKERMKAQSAALVNAARFTIDKVGEQWEELFGHLADV from the coding sequence ATGAAATATAGAATCGTTTTTGTTTTAACTCCTGCATTTGACCCGAATGCGGGTGGGGTGCAGCGAACAACCTTTAAGCTGGGCAATTATTTCACTAATCAAGGACACGAAGTAGCCTATTACTCCTTTTCGGTGGGTGGGCATACAGAGTGTCAATATGGAGAACTCTTTCACAGCCGGCAACCCGGTGGATGTTCGAACAGAGAAAACCTAAACTACCTGGAAGAGGTGTGTGTCAGCTTTAACCCTGACTTTGTGATTAATCAGATGCCCTACGACTACCCGATCACGGAACGGCTGGGCAAACTCAAAAAAACGCATGATTTTATCCTGCTGGGCTGTCTTCGAAACTCACTTTTCAGTGTTGTCAATAATCTGGAGAAAACCATGCAGGAGATGTTGCCGGATTCACTGTTCAAGCTTTTCAATAATCCTGTCGGCAGAAAAATGGCTTTAGAACGTCATAAATACCTTCACCGGAAATCGCTGAAACATATTTTGAGCAACCACGACCGCTATATTCTGCTTTCCCCTCCCAATAATAAAGAGTTGAAGTACTTCGTAGGGGACTTTATGCAGGAAAAAGTACTGGCCATTCCGAACAGCATACCCGAAGTACAGGATGAACCCGGTGAAAAAGAGAAGATCATTTTACATGTGGGTCGGCTAAACGATGATCAAAAAAGGTCGGATCTGCTTCTTCCGTTTTGGAAAGCATGTAAAGACCGGCTACTCGGCTGGAAATTTGTTGTGGTAGGAGATGGTCCCTACATGGCTGAAATGAAAGAACAGATCAGTCAACAGAAGATCGACAGGATTACACTGAAGGGTTTTCAAAAACCGGAATCGTACTACAAAAAAGCATCCATCTTTATGATGCCGTCTGCCTATGAGGGGTTTCCAAATACGATTTTGGAGGCCCAGAGCTATGGGTGCCCGGTTTTGGCTTACAAGAGTTATGATGCACTAAGCTGGATAGTAAACGATGGAACAGACGCGTTTTTAACAGATCCTTACAGGGTAGATGAGATGGCTGATAGTGCAGTTGCGCTTGCTACAAACGAGAAAGAGCGCATGAAAGCACAGAGTGCGGCTTTAGTAAATGCGGCTCGTTTTACGATCGATAAAGTGGGTGAACAGTGGGAAGAGCTCTTTGGTCATTTAGCTGATGTGTAA
- a CDS encoding ATP-grasp domain-containing protein: MKIAIHHRKDGFSSHWIEYCEKNSIPYKIVDCYSTSIIDDVRDCDIVMWHFHQTNCKDILFAKQLVYSLQTAGKKVFPDFHTGWHFDDKVGQTYLLEAMGAPIVPSYLFYEKDKALNWADSTEFPKVFKLRRGAGSSQVRLIRDRRTARKMIKKAFGKGFSQYEPGSNLKERWRLYRIGKNSLWNVFKGVVRLGYTTEFDRIAGNERGYVYFQDFIPENDSDTRIIVIDEKAFAIKRLVRKNDFRASGSGEVEYRKELFDEETIRLSFQLAEKLNSQSLALDYVYSNGKPMIVEISFGFTTQVYESCEGYWDEMMNWHPGPFNPQHWMVESCLKSLVKSNV; encoded by the coding sequence ATGAAAATTGCCATTCACCACAGAAAAGACGGTTTCAGTAGCCACTGGATTGAGTATTGTGAAAAAAACAGTATTCCATATAAAATCGTAGACTGCTATAGCACATCCATTATTGATGATGTAAGGGACTGTGATATAGTGATGTGGCACTTCCATCAAACAAATTGTAAAGACATTCTTTTTGCCAAACAGCTGGTCTATTCACTGCAAACTGCCGGGAAAAAAGTATTCCCTGATTTTCATACCGGCTGGCATTTTGATGACAAGGTAGGACAAACCTATCTATTGGAGGCTATGGGGGCACCAATTGTTCCTTCTTATCTGTTTTACGAGAAGGATAAGGCATTGAATTGGGCTGATTCTACTGAATTTCCGAAAGTGTTTAAGCTTCGCAGAGGCGCGGGCTCTTCTCAGGTCCGATTGATAAGAGATCGACGTACTGCTCGTAAAATGATTAAGAAAGCATTTGGTAAAGGATTTAGCCAGTATGAACCCGGTTCAAATTTAAAGGAGAGATGGCGTTTATACAGAATAGGAAAAAACTCACTATGGAATGTTTTTAAAGGAGTTGTAAGGCTTGGTTATACAACTGAATTTGACAGGATTGCAGGCAATGAAAGAGGCTATGTCTATTTTCAGGATTTCATACCTGAAAATGACTCCGACACACGTATAATTGTAATCGATGAAAAGGCGTTCGCTATCAAACGTCTTGTAAGGAAAAATGATTTCCGGGCATCCGGCAGTGGTGAGGTGGAGTACAGGAAAGAGCTTTTTGATGAGGAGACCATACGGCTATCATTCCAGCTTGCGGAAAAACTGAACAGCCAGTCTCTTGCACTGGATTATGTATACAGTAACGGGAAGCCGATGATTGTTGAGATTAGTTTTGGTTTTACCACCCAAGTGTATGAATCTTGTGAAGGGTATTGGGATGAAATGATGAATTGGCACCCGGGACCTTTTAACCCTCAGCATTGGATGGTTGAATCTTGCCTGAAAAGCCTGGTAAAATCGAATGTATAG